One genomic region from Bacillus sp. SLBN-46 encodes:
- the rpiB gene encoding ribose 5-phosphate isomerase B: protein MKVALASDHGGVNIRKEIASLLEELKIEYVDFGCDCETSVDYPDYALPVAEKVASGEFDRGILICGTGIGMSIAANKVKGIRCALVHDTFSAKATRAHNDTNMLAMGERVIGPGLARDIAEIWLTGEFEGGRHSNRVGKITEYENKQA from the coding sequence ATGAAAGTAGCATTAGCATCAGATCATGGCGGAGTCAATATTCGCAAGGAAATCGCCAGCTTGCTTGAGGAATTAAAGATTGAATACGTTGATTTTGGCTGTGATTGCGAAACATCTGTCGACTACCCGGATTATGCCCTGCCTGTGGCAGAAAAGGTTGCAAGCGGTGAGTTTGACCGCGGTATTTTGATTTGCGGAACAGGTATTGGTATGAGCATTGCTGCAAACAAAGTAAAGGGCATCCGTTGTGCACTTGTACATGACACCTTCAGTGCAAAAGCGACACGAGCACATAATGATACAAACATGCTTGCCATGGGCGAACGCGTCATCGGGCCGGGACTTGCACGCGATATTGCTGAAATCTGGTTGACTGGTGAGTTTGAAGGCGGCCGTCACTCCAATCGAGTAGGCAAAATTACGGAATACGAAAATAAGCAGGCGTAA
- a CDS encoding TIGR01440 family protein, with product MIQEWEKQLEAIVTDFKEQASFKPGQLLVIGCSTSEVIGERIGTSGTLEVAEMIFRQLKKLQSETGIQFAFQCCEHLNRALVVERSVAEQRGFDEVSVVPVRKAGGAMATYAFEQLDDAVVVEFVKADAGMDIGHTLIGMHMKHVAVPVRVTQKHVGHAYVTLAKTRPKLIGGARAVYERTNANESCS from the coding sequence ATGATTCAGGAATGGGAAAAACAATTGGAAGCAATAGTTACAGACTTCAAGGAACAGGCTTCATTTAAGCCTGGGCAGTTGTTGGTAATTGGCTGCAGCACAAGCGAAGTGATCGGAGAGAGAATCGGTACCTCTGGAACCCTTGAAGTAGCCGAAATGATTTTTCGTCAATTAAAAAAATTGCAGTCTGAAACAGGCATTCAATTCGCGTTCCAATGCTGTGAACACCTGAACAGGGCGTTGGTTGTAGAACGGTCCGTCGCCGAACAGCGCGGATTCGATGAGGTTTCCGTGGTTCCAGTCCGCAAAGCGGGCGGTGCAATGGCTACCTATGCGTTCGAGCAGCTTGACGATGCGGTGGTAGTGGAATTCGTGAAGGCGGATGCGGGTATGGACATTGGCCATACGCTGATTGGCATGCATATGAAACATGTGGCTGTGCCGGTGAGGGTAACTCAGAAACATGTCGGCCATGCGTATGTAACACTAGCGAAAACGAGGCCAAAGCTCATTGGCGGCGCCAGAGCAGTATACGAACGGACGAATGCGAACGAAAGCTGTTCATAA
- a CDS encoding low molecular weight protein arginine phosphatase, which translates to MFYNRGKGEDTLQRILFVCTGNTCRSPMAEAILKSKSLPGMEVKSAGIYAATGSEASSHAKTVLGNNAIPHNHRSSLLTTAEVEWADLILTMTSSHKYAIQQQYPNAIMKVFTLKEFTGEKFNHDVVDPYGGNLPIYEETFRELDQLIDKAIEKLKP; encoded by the coding sequence ATGTTTTATAATAGAGGAAAGGGGGAAGACACATTGCAGCGCATTTTGTTTGTTTGTACGGGAAATACATGCAGAAGTCCTATGGCCGAAGCTATTTTGAAAAGCAAGAGCCTCCCTGGGATGGAAGTCAAATCGGCTGGCATATATGCGGCCACCGGCAGTGAGGCATCCTCACATGCAAAAACGGTGCTCGGCAACAACGCCATTCCGCATAACCACCGATCGAGTTTGTTGACCACAGCAGAGGTGGAATGGGCTGATCTGATTTTAACGATGACCTCCTCCCATAAGTATGCGATTCAGCAGCAATATCCGAATGCCATTATGAAGGTGTTTACTTTAAAAGAATTCACCGGAGAAAAGTTTAACCACGATGTTGTCGACCCATACGGCGGAAACTTGCCAATCTATGAAGAAACATTTCGTGAGCTCGACCAACTCATTGACAAAGCAATTGAAAAATTAAAACCTTAG